Proteins found in one Populus alba chromosome 14, ASM523922v2, whole genome shotgun sequence genomic segment:
- the LOC118034128 gene encoding peroxisomal membrane protein 11A, giving the protein MDPKPSPTPQNANEIPNKQGQRDFLNHLEVYLAKRDGVDKLLKISRYATKIILASSVLPETLIVTKRLKSFESSVGLSRKAFRLGKFVQDVNALRGSHFDSKQEIILSIIAYGGEGLYYFVEQFVWLAKSGLIDSKHSKSLGKISAWTEFVGYIGSISLKFRDLKKLSEDEVCLESSVEIAVTRGIGRQEEERRLWKLREKKLMKKLSIVQDFADGLMALADIRDGRGQFSGPLLVSCAGLLSALISTHKNWVSC; this is encoded by the coding sequence aTGGATCCCAAGCCTTCCCCAACCCCACAAAACGCCAATGAAATCCCTAATAAACAGGGACAAAGAGACTTTTTGAATCATTTAGAGGTATACCTTGCAAAGCGAGATGGGGTTGACAAGCTCCTCAAGATCTCACGTTACGCAACCAAGATCATCTTAGCCTCATCCGTCCTCCCCGAAACCTTAATCGTAACGAAACGACTAAAGAGTTTCGAATCAAGTGTTGGACTCAGTCGCAAAGCATTCCGACTTGGGAAATTTGTTCAAGATGTCAACGCATTAAGAGGCTCTCATTTTGattcaaaacaagaaatcatCCTTTCCATCATTGCCTATGGAGGCGAAGgtttgtattattttgttgaGCAGTTTGTTTGGTTGGCTAAATCGGGGTTGATCGATAGCAAACACTCCAAAAGTTTAGGAAAAATCAGTGCTTGGACGGAGTTTGTTGGGTATATTGGGAgtatttctttgaaatttagAGATTTAAAGAAATTGAGTGAAGATGAGGTGTGCCTGGAATCCAGCGTTGAAATTGCAGTCACGAGAGGAATTGGGCGTCAAGAGGAAGAGAGGAGATTGTGGAAGCTGAGAGAGAAGAAGCTGATGAAGAAATTATCAATTGTGCAGGATTTTGCCGACGGGCTAATGGCTCTGGCTGATATTCGTGACGGCAGAGGGCAATTTTCAGGCCCCCTTTTGGTATCTTGTGCAGGCCTTTTATCTGCTCTTATTAGTACTCATAAGAATTGGGTCTCTTGCTGA
- the LOC118034132 gene encoding protein BRASSINAZOLE-RESISTANT 1 → MTSDGATSTSAAMAAATRRKPSWRERENNRRRERRRRAIAAKIFTGLRAQGNYNLPKYCDNNEVLKALCVEAGWVVEEDGTTYRKGHRPPPIEIVGTSTRVTPYSSQNPSPLSSLFPSPIPSYQVSPSSSSFPSPTRGDNNASSNLLPFLRSAIPLSLPPLRISNSAPVTPPLSSPTSRNPKPIPNWDFIAKQSMASFSYPFNAVSAPASPTHRQFHAPATIPECDESDTSTVESGQWISFQKFAPSVAAAMPTSPTYNLVIPVAQQISSNNLVKENVVPMDFEFGSEQVKPWEGERIHEVGLDDLELTLGSGKAQS, encoded by the exons ATGACGTCAGATGGGGCAACCTCGACGTCAGCTGCAATGGCGGCAGCTACAAGGAGGAAGCCATCgtggagggagagggagaataataggaggagagagaggaggaggagagctATAGCTGCAAAAATATTTACTGGGTTAAGGGCTCAAGGGAATTATAATTTGCCTAAATATTGTGACAATAATGAGGTATTGAAAGCTCTCTGTGTTGAGGCTGGTTgggttgttgaagaagatggaaCTACTTATCGCAAG GGACACAGGCCACCTCCTATTGAGATAGTAGGTACTTCGACGAGGGTAACCCCATACTCATCCCAAAATCCTAGTCCACTATCTTCGTTGTTTCCTAGTCCAATTCCTTCCTATCAAGTCAgcccctcctcctcctcgttTCCGAGCCCTACTCGTGGCGATAACAATGCCTCTTCTAATCTCCTTCCATTCCTTCGAAGTGCCATTCCAttgtctcttcctcctcttcgaATCTCAAACAGCGCGCCTGTAACCCCACCTCTCTCGTCCCCGACCTCAAGAAACCCCAAGCCAATTCCCAACTGGGACTTCATTGCCAAGCAATCCATGGCCTCCTTTAGTTACCCATTCAACGCGGTGTCTGCTCCGGCTAGCCCAACTCACCGTCAGTTTCATGCTCCAGCCACTATACCTGAATGTGATGAGTCTGATACATCCACTGTTGAGTCTGGCCAGTGGATAAGCTTTCAAAAGTTTGCGCCTTCTGTGGCTGCAGCAATGCCAACCTCTCCTACCTATAATCTTGTGATACCCGTGGCTCAGCAAATTTCGTCTAACAATTTGGTCAAAGAGAATGTAGTGCCCATGGATTTTGAGTTTGGTAGTGAACAGGTGAAACCATGGGAAGGAGAGAGGATTCATGAAGTAGGATTAGATGATCTAGAGCTCACACTTGGAAGTGGCAAGGCGCAGAGTTAG
- the LOC118034129 gene encoding anthocyanidin 3-O-glucosyltransferase 5, with the protein MASVNNVETMAVVENQTAKPHVAIMPSVGIGHITPLLEIAKRLVVLHDFHVSFIVIATNEASAGQGNLLQASTLPPGLDVVCLPTVDVFAVTTNGMPVAARLCAIVQEAIKSLKSVLVELGKIKAVVVDLFCTQAFDICSELSIPAYLFFTASIALLNFSLYLPTLDREVEGEFVDLPEPVKVPGCPPIRPEDLLDQVKNRKIDEYKWYLFHSSRFHLGAGIFLNSWEGLEPANFKAITEDPFFKQIHTPPVHPVGPLIKLEEPLTASDADCLAWLDKQPPNSVLFVSLGSGGTLTAEQLTELAWGLELSHQRFIFVVRMPANNSASAAFFNAGSDVNDPKTYLPTGFLERTQERGLVVPSWAAQVLVLKHPSTGGFLTHCGWNSTLEAVTHGVPMIAWPLYAEQRMNATVLAEEIGIAIKPAAEPGASLVGREEVKRVVRLAILEGKEMRKKIEELKDSAAKAMEIGGSSYDSLACLAKEWKS; encoded by the coding sequence atggcGTCTGTCAATAACGTAGAAACAATGGCAGTAGTTGAAAATCAAACCGCAAAACCCCATGTTGCAATCATGCCAAGCGTAGGCATCGGGCATATCACCCCTCTTCTCGAGATCGCTAAACGACTGGTTGTCCTCCATGACTTTCATGTCAGTTTCATTGTCATCGCCACCAACGAAGCCTCTGCAGGCCAAGGCAATCTACTCCAGGCATCCACCCTACCTCCAGGCCTTGACGTGGTGTGCCTCCCTACTGTCGATGTTTTTGCCGTCACAACAAATGGCATGCCGGTGGCCGCTCGTCTTTGTGCCATAGTACAAGAAGCCATCAAGTCCCTAAAATCTGTCCTCGTAGAGTTAGGAAAGATCAAAGCTGTTGTCGTTGACTTGTTTTGCACCCAGGCTTTTGACATCTGCAGCGAGCTTTCAATTCCAGCTTACCTGTTCTTCACCGCATCCATTGCCTTGCTCAACTTTTCTCTGTATTTACCGACTCTTGACCGTGAAGTGGAGGGCGAATTTGTTGATCTCCCCGAACCTGTTAAGGTCCCTGGTTGCCCTCCAATCCGACCTGAAGACCTCTTGGACCAGGTCAAGAACCGTAAGATTGACGAGTACAAATGGTATTTATTTCACTCCAGCAGGTTCCATTTGGGAGCTGGAATATTTCTCAATTCCTGGGAGGGTCTTGAACCAGCGAACTTTAAAGCTATCACAGAGGATCCATTCTTCAAACAGATCCACACACCACCGGTTCACCCTGTTGGACCCCTAATCAAACTAGAAGAGCCTCTGACTGCCTCCGATGCTGACTGTCTGGCCTGGTTAGACAAGCAACCTCCTAATTCAGTTCTTTTTGTGTCACTAGGCAGTGGTGGTACGTTAACAGCTGAGCAACTCACTGAATTAGCATGGGGCCTTGAATTGAGCCATCAAAGGTTCATTTTTGTTGTTCGTATGCCAGCAAATAATAGTGCCTCCGCAGCATTTTTCAACGCAGGGAGTGATGTCAATGATCCAAAGACCTATCTGCCAACAGGATTTTTGGAGAGGACACAAGAAAGGGGACTGGTGGTGCCATCATGGGCGGCGCAAGTTCTGGTGCTCAAACACCCATCAACCGGCGGGTTTTTAACTCACTGTGGGTGGAACTCGACACTGGAGGCTGTGACTCATGGTGTGCCTATGATCGCGTGGCCACTCTACGCGGAACAGCGAATGAATGCTACAGTTCTTGCAGAGGAAATTGGAATAGCTATCAAGCCAGCGGCGGAGCCAGGAGCGAGCCTGGTGGGACGTGAAGAGGTGAAAAGAGTGGTGAGACTTGCGATATTAGAAGGGAAAGAAATGAGGAAAAAGATTGAAGAGCTCAAAGATAGTGCTGCTAAAGCCATGGAGATTGGCGGGTCGTCTTATGACTCGCTAGCTTGTTTGGCCAAGGAATGGAAGTCTTAA
- the LOC118034134 gene encoding methyltransferase-like protein 2 — MENSKTSDKLSAFLESGIYRFENSNVVFIDPVRMLNRSYTRFRSSPSAYYSRFFDSKETIVTSDSKKRKRKEKKTPHDLNEREQAATLRHQQARPMLLEAHGFLMEATDLLAIMKDLRGGSNICSSTELSEQHSFIELGKVWQAPLYEIILKGAWKGLERVVPVFNNLVVNETSDDMEAEFLNNKYILPRESCFYMSDLGQVHNLIHECNVGFNLIVIDPPWENGSARQKLRYPTLPNWYFLSLPIKQLAHPDGALVALWMTNREKLHNFVQKELFPSWGVSHEATYYWLKVKADGSLISDLDLFHHRPYECLLLGYFHGQGTNSKQPPRLRPIKHDQIIISIPGEYSRKPPIGELLLEHVADFKPARCIELFAREMTAGWTSWGNEPLHFQQSTSFVRDEIDDTS, encoded by the exons ATGGAGAACTCGAAAACAAGCGACAAGCTATCTGCCTTTTTAGAATCTGGAATTTACAGATTCGAGAATTCAAATGTTGTTTTTATAGACCCGGTTCGAATGTTAAACCGGTCCTATACTCGCTTCAGGTCTTCACCATCTGCCTACTATTCTCGTTTCTTCGATTCCAAAGAAACTATTGTAACTTCAGATTCAAAGAAACGAAAGcgaaaggagaagaagacaccCCACGACTTAAACGAAAGAGAACAAGCTGCTACCCTGCGTCACCAG CAAGCGAGGCCTATGTTGTTGGAGGCCCATGGATTTTTGATGGAAGCTACTGATCTCCTAGCGATTATGAAGGATTTAAGGGGTGGCAGTAATATCTGTTCTTCAACAGAATTGAGTGAGCAACACTCTTTTATTGAGCTTGGAAAGGTTTGGCAAGCTCCTCTCTATGAAATCATTCTTAAAGGTGCTTGGAAGGGGTTAGAAAGAGTGGTTCCTGTTTTTAACAATTTGGTTGTTAACGAGACAAGTGATGATATGGAGGCAGAATTcctaaacaataaatatatattgccAAGAGAGAGTTGCTTCTACATG TCTGATTTGGGGCAGGTTCACAACCTTATTCACG AATGCAATGTTGGCTTCAATCTTATAGTGATCGATCCACCATGGGAAAATGGAAGTGCTCGTCAAAAACTTAG GTACCCAACCCTGCCAAACTGGTATTTCTTATCCCTTCCTATTAAGCAACTTGCTCATCCAGATGGTGCACTTGTAGCCTTGTGGATGACCAACAGAGAGAAATTGCATAATTTTGTTCAGAAAGAGCTATTTCCTTCATGGGGAGTCAGTCACGAAGCTACTTATTACTGGCTGAAG GTGAAAGCAGATGGCTCACTGATTAGTGATTTAGATCTCTTTCATCATAGACCTTATGAATGCCTTCTACTGGGCTATTTTCATGGACAG GGCACAAATTCTAAACAGCCGCCAAGGCTGAGACCTATAAAACATGATCAAATCATCATAAGCATCCCAGGGGAGTACTCGAGGAAGCCTCCAATTGGAG AGTTGCTGCTGGAGCATGTTGCAGACTTTAAACCTGCTCGATGTATTGAACTATTTGCTAGAGAGATGACAGCTGGATGGACTTCTTGGGGAAATGAACCTCTTCATTTTCAACAATCGACATCTTTTGTAAGGGATGAGATCGATGATACATCCTGA
- the LOC118034130 gene encoding uncharacterized protein: MSGATRLRSAEKQTQEPPRAILGPAGNRVRVSEEAKRKIEVLKKSQQKPKKPVEKMSQAAVKNNLSVDSTCSSDSYSSSSSSGRNVKRNGTKQVKDVPNGGEIKDVSSKKDGPVKRCDWITPNSDPLYMSFHDEEWGVPVHDDRKLFELLVFSQALAELSWLAILHMRDIFRKLFDQFDPPSIAQFTEKKLLSLKVNGNLLLSEPKLRAIVENAKQMLKIQQEFGSFSNYCWRFVNQKPLRNGFRYGRQVPAKTPKAELISKDLMQRGFRCVGPTVVYSFMQVAGIANDHLISCFRYQECNADVEKDFKPPKSREIEIVTKALGNTCFSHN; the protein is encoded by the exons ATGTCCGGGGCTACAAGGCTAAGATCGGCAGAAAAACAAACGCAGGAGCCACCACGAGCGATACTTGGTCCGGCGGGAAACAGAGTTAGGGTTTCGGAGGAGGCTAAAAGGAAGATTGAGGTTTTAAAGAAATCACAGCAGAAACCAAAGAAACCTGTGGAGAAAATGTCTCAAGCTGCTGTTAAGAATAACTTGTCAGTGGATAGCACGTGTTCTTCggattcttattcttcttcttcaagttctGGAAGGAATGTGAAGCGTAATGGAACAAAACAAGTCAAGGATGTTCCTAATGGAGGTGAAATCAAGGATGTCTCGTCGAAGAAAGATGGGCCGGTTAAGAGGTGTGATTGGATTACTCCGAATTCTG ACCCACTTTATATGTCTTTCCACGATGAAGAATGGGGAGTTCCAGTTCATGATGACAGGAAGCTGTTTGAGTTACTTGTATTTTCACAAGCATTAGCAGAACTCAGCTGGCTAGCAATTCTTCACATGAGAGACATATTCAG GAAGCTGTTTGATCAATTTGACCCACCATCCATTGCACAATTTACTGAGAAGAAGCTCCTATCATTGAAAGTTAATGGGAATCTGTTGCTATCTGAACCAAAGCTTCGTGCAATAGTGGAGAATGCTAAACAGATGCTCAAG ATTCAGCAAGAATTTGGTTCCTTCAGCAACTATTGCTGGCGGTTTGTGAACCAGAAGCCATTAAGAAATGGTTTTCGCTATGGGCGCCAAGTACCTGCAAAGACCCCAAAAGCCGAACTGATTAGCAAGGATCTGATGCAAAGAGGGTTCCGCTGCGTTGGACCCACTGTTGTTTACTCATTCATGCAAGTGGCAGGAATTGCTAATGATCATCTGATATCATGCTTCCGATACCAAGAATGCAATGCAGACGTCGAGAAGGATTTCAAACCCCCCAAGAGTCGGGAGATAGAGATAGTTACTAAAGCTTTGGGGAACACATGCTTTTCTCATAACTAA
- the LOC118034127 gene encoding hydroquinone glucosyltransferase — protein MISEIEATKPHVAVVSVPLMGHIIPLLEFSKRLVVDHDFHVSFLVITTKEASAAQDQLLQSPTFPPGLDVVYLPPIDVFSVTTDDMLMLTRLCVMVEESLKSLKSVLKELGELRAVVIDKFFTQAFDVCCELSIPAYLFYTSALVMLTFSLSLPTLDCEVEGEFVDLAEPLKVPGCPPFPIEDLFDPLKNRKIDEYKWLLFHCSRFHLAAGIFVNSWKELESVTYKAITEDPFFKQIPTPPVLPVGPLIKEEPPLTARDIEYLAWLDKQPSDSVLFVALGSGGTLTADQLTELAWGVELSHQRFIFVVRKPTNSSASAAVFTAGSDVDNPMTYLPEGFLERTQERGLVVPSWAPQVAVLKHPSTGGFLSHCGWNSTLETIINGVPLIAWPLFAEQRMNATILAEQVGIAVKPVVKPGESLVGREEVERVVRLVIEGEKGRDMRRKTGELKESAAKALEIGGSSHDALERMAKEWNAESNV, from the coding sequence ATGATATCTGAGATTGAAGCCACAAAACCCCATGTTGCCGTCGTTTCAGTTCCACTCATGGGGCATATCATACCCCTTCTTGAGTTCTCTAAACGATTAGTCGTCGACCATGACTTCCATGTCAGTTTCCTTGTCATCACCACCAAGGAAGCCTCGGCAGCGCAGGACCAGCTCCTCCAGTCACCCACCTTCCCTCCTGGCCTCGACGTTGTCTACCTTCCTCCCATCGACGTGTTCTCTGTCACCACAGATGACATGCTGATGCTTACTCGCCTTTGTGTCATGGTAGAAGAGAGCCTCAAGTCCCTGAAATCAGTCCTCAAAGAGCTGGGGGAGCTCAGAGCAGTTGtcattgataagttttttaCCCAAGCCTTTGATGTCTGTTGTGAACTGTCAATTCCAGCGTACTTATTTTACACTTCAGCCCTTGTTATGCTTACCTTTTCCTTGTCTCTACCAACTCTTGACTGTGAAGTGGAGGGTGAGTTTGTTGATCTCGCTGAACCATTGAAGGTCCCTGGTTGCCCTCCATTTCCAATTGAAGACCTTTTTGACCCGCTTAAAAACCGTAAGATTGATGAGTACAAATGGTTGTTGTTCCATTGCAGCCGTTTTCACCTGGCAGCAGGGATATTCGTTAACTCTTGGAAGGAACTAGAATCTGTGACCTACAAAGCCATAACTGAGGACCCATTCTTTAAACAGATACCCACACCTCCAGTTCTCCCAGTTGGACCGTTGATAAAAGAAGAACCACCACTAACTGCCCGAGACATTGAGTATCTGGCTTGGCTTGACAAGCAACCATCCGATTCGGTGCTTTTTGTAGCACTTGGCAGTGGTGGTACATTAACAGCTGATCAACTCACTGAATTGGCATGGGGGGTAGAACTGAGCCACCAAAGGTTCATATTTGTTGTGCGTAAGCCAACAAATAGTAGCGCATCAGCTGCAGTTTTCACTGCTGGAAGTGATGTTGACAATCCGATGACTTATTTGCCGGAGGGGTTCTTAGAGAGGACTCAAGAGAGGGGATTGGTGGTGCCATCATGGGCACCACAGGTGGCAGTGCTTAAACACCCTTCCACCGGTGGTTTTTTGTCTCACTGTGGGTGGAACTCAACATTGGAGACTATTATCAATGGAGTGCCTTTGATTGCTTGGCCACTTTTTGCTGAACAACGAATGAATGCCACGATACTTGCAGAGCAAGTTGGAATAGCCGTCAAACCAGTGGTAAAACCAGGAGAGAGCTTGGTGGGACGTGAAGAGGTTGAAAGAGTAGTAAGATTGGTGATCGAGGGTGAAAAAGGGAGGGATATGAGGAGAAAGACTGGGGAGCTGAAAGAAAGTGCTGCGAAAGCTCTGGAGATTGGTGGATCGTCTCATGATGCGCTTGAGCGAATGGCTAAGGAATGGAATGCGGAGTCTAATGTCTGA